One segment of Carya illinoinensis cultivar Pawnee chromosome 1, C.illinoinensisPawnee_v1, whole genome shotgun sequence DNA contains the following:
- the LOC122274530 gene encoding endo-1,3;1,4-beta-D-glucanase-like yields MSGPQCCSNPPTLNPSAGAGHVEQLGGLSSYISGSADSKRAVLLVSDVFGYEAPNLRKLADKVAATGFFVVVPDFFCGDPYVPENTHRPIPVWIKEHGTDKGFEAAKPVLEAVKNKGFSAVGAAGFCWGAKVVVELAKAELIQAAVLLHPSLVTVDDIKGVKAPIAILGAEIDHISPPELLKQFEEVLTARSEVDGYVKIFPKVAHGWTVRYDVKDEAAVKPAEEAHQNLLEWFAKYVK; encoded by the exons ATGTCCGGCCCTCAGTGCTGCTCCAACCCACCTACCCTGAATCCAAGCGCCGGAGCTGGCCATGTTGAACAGCTCGGTGGCCTTAGCAGCTACATTTCTGGATCCGCCGACTCCAAGCGTGCCGTCCTTCTCGTCTCTGACGTCTTTG GCTATGAAGCTCCAAACTTGAG GAAGCTTGCAGACAAGGTTGCAGCTACTGGATTTTTTGTGGTGGTTCCTGACTTTTTTTGTGGAGATCCTTATGTGCCTGAAAATACGCATAGACCTATACCAGTTTGGATTAAGGAACATGGAACG gatAAGGGATTTGAAGCGGCAAAGCCAGTACTTGAAGCTGTAAAAAATAAAGGTTTTTCTGCAGTTGGGGCTGCGGGTTTTTGCTGGGGAG CCAAGGTTGTGGTTGAACTTGCAAAGGCTGAGCTTATCCAAGCTGCTGTGCTATTACATCCTTCACTTGTCACTGTCGATGATATCAAGG GGGTTAAGGCTCCTATTGCAATACTAGGAGCAGAGATTGATCACATTTCTCCACCTGAACTGCTGAAACAATTTGAGGAGGTCTTAACTGCCAGATCTGAG GTGGATGGCTATGTTAAGATATTCCCGAAAGTTGCACACGGTTGGACAGTTAGATATGATGTAAAAGATGAAGCAGCTGTGAAGCCTGCTGAGGAGGCCCATCAGAACCTGTTGGAGTGGTTTGCTAAATATGTTAAGTAA